From Actinopolyspora lacussalsi, a single genomic window includes:
- a CDS encoding imidazolonepropionase (product_source=KO:K01468; cath_funfam=2.30.40.10,3.20.20.140; cog=COG1228; ko=KO:K01468; pfam=PF01979; superfamily=51338,51556; tigrfam=TIGR01224) encodes MTSTLITGISELTTNDEELGTRTDAALVLEGDRVAWVGAAERAPRADNRVDLEGRAVLPGWVDSHTHLVFAGDRTAEFTARMAGKPYTAGGIAETVRATRAADDERLAANLRAHIAEAAAQGTTSLETKTGYGLTVEDELRAARIAAAEVDEVTYLGAHLVPPERDAEDYLDLVCGPMLDAVAEDVSWCDVFCERGAFDAEQARRVLLAARERGLGLRVHGNQLEPGSGVALAVELGAASVDHCTHLTGTDIAALAGSGTVATLLPACDLSTRQPLPPARELLDAGATVALATNCNPGSSYTSSMAFCVATAVLQLRMTVSEAVYAATRGGARALRRDTGEGALGVLRPGARADVHALDAPAASWLAYRPGVPLTHRVWQAGRPVR; translated from the coding sequence ATGACGTCCACCCTTATCACCGGAATCTCCGAGCTGACCACCAACGACGAGGAACTGGGAACGCGGACCGACGCGGCCCTGGTGCTCGAGGGGGACCGGGTGGCCTGGGTCGGCGCGGCCGAGCGCGCGCCGCGGGCCGACAACCGCGTCGATCTCGAAGGGCGAGCCGTACTGCCCGGCTGGGTCGACAGCCACACCCACCTGGTCTTCGCCGGTGATCGCACCGCCGAGTTCACCGCCCGCATGGCCGGAAAGCCCTACACCGCGGGCGGGATCGCCGAGACCGTGCGCGCCACCCGCGCGGCCGACGACGAGCGGCTCGCCGCGAACCTGCGTGCCCACATCGCCGAGGCGGCCGCGCAGGGCACGACGTCGTTGGAGACCAAGACCGGTTACGGACTGACCGTCGAGGACGAGCTGCGTGCCGCCCGCATCGCGGCGGCCGAGGTGGACGAGGTCACCTACCTCGGCGCCCATCTCGTGCCTCCCGAACGGGATGCCGAGGACTACCTGGACCTGGTGTGCGGGCCGATGCTCGACGCGGTCGCCGAGGACGTGTCCTGGTGCGACGTGTTCTGCGAACGCGGCGCGTTCGACGCCGAGCAGGCCCGCCGCGTGCTGCTGGCCGCTCGGGAACGCGGCCTGGGGCTGCGGGTGCACGGCAACCAGCTGGAACCGGGCTCGGGCGTGGCGCTGGCCGTGGAGCTGGGAGCGGCCAGTGTGGACCACTGCACGCACCTAACCGGTACCGACATCGCCGCGCTCGCCGGGTCGGGGACCGTGGCGACCCTGCTGCCCGCCTGCGACCTGTCCACGCGTCAACCGCTGCCGCCCGCCAGGGAGCTGCTCGACGCCGGGGCCACGGTGGCACTGGCCACCAACTGCAACCCCGGTTCGTCCTACACCTCGTCCATGGCGTTCTGCGTCGCCACGGCGGTGCTGCAACTGCGGATGACCGTGTCCGAGGCGGTGTACGCGGCCACGAGGGGAGGTGCCCGGGCACTGCGGCGCGACACCGGCGAGGGAGCGCTCGGTGTGTTGCGTCCGGGCGCCCGTGCCGATGTGCACGCGCTGGACGCCCCCGCCGCGTCCTGGCTGGCCTATCGCCCCGGGGTTCCGCTGACCCACCGGGTGTGGCAAGCCGGACGACCGGTGCGCTGA
- a CDS encoding putative alkaline shock family protein YloU (product_source=COG1302; cog=COG1302; pfam=PF03780): MAEQDSERADNDSSESRKPVRVGTSADSSEGRTSIAATVVQKIAAIAAREISGVHAMGGGVSRAFGALRERIPGGSGTSTVSGVRVEVGEKQTAVDLDVVVEYGLSIVELTRSVRRNVIESVERMTGLEVIEVNIDVNDIHLPSEDEEAEPASSRVE; the protein is encoded by the coding sequence ATGGCAGAGCAGGACAGCGAGCGGGCCGACAACGACTCCTCCGAGTCCCGGAAGCCCGTCCGGGTGGGCACTTCGGCCGACTCCTCGGAAGGCAGGACCAGCATCGCCGCCACGGTGGTGCAGAAGATCGCGGCGATCGCGGCGCGCGAGATCTCCGGGGTTCACGCGATGGGAGGCGGCGTTTCCCGCGCTTTCGGCGCGCTGCGGGAACGCATCCCCGGCGGCAGCGGCACCTCGACCGTCTCGGGCGTGCGGGTCGAGGTCGGCGAGAAGCAGACGGCGGTGGACCTGGACGTGGTGGTGGAGTACGGCCTGTCCATCGTGGAGCTGACCAGGAGCGTCCGGCGGAACGTGATCGAGTCCGTGGAACGCATGACCGGGCTGGAGGTCATCGAGGTCAACATCGACGTCAACGACATCCACCTGCCCTCCGAGGACGAGGAGGCGGAACCGGCGTCCTCCCGGGTCGAGTGA
- a CDS encoding formiminoglutamate deiminase (product_source=TIGR02022; cath_funfam=2.30.40.10,3.20.20.140; cog=COG0402; pfam=PF01979; superfamily=51338,51556; tigrfam=TIGR02022), whose translation MTAGPDVRRPRQQAVPVTREELPERMSYWCEWAWLQDGPGRDVLIETDGARITGVTPAVEPPPDTPRLRGLTLPGAANVHSHAFHRALRGRGAEQRGTFWTWRDRMYRVAERLDPDTYYRLALGVYAEMVLAGFTAVGEFHYLHHAPGGQRYDDPNAMSAALVAAAREAGIRLTLLDTCYLSSGFGPPPEGVQTRFSDDTADEWAQRVHGFDGSHDGVILGAALHSVRAVPKAAMPVVREFARTRGVPLHVHLSEQRAENDACLAVHGRTPTQLLEEQGMLRTATTAVHATHPTAGDIARLGRSGAGVCLCPTTESDLADGTGPADELSVAGCPLSLGSDGHSVIDPFAEARAVESGMRLRSEVRGHFSPDELTMMATGTGHRALGWPDAGSIELGARADLVTLDLDSPRLAGVPPRAAVTAATSGDVTDVVVDGRRVVREGVHQLVPDVAGTLRESTRELVEDS comes from the coding sequence ATGACCGCCGGACCCGACGTCCGTCGGCCTCGACAACAGGCGGTGCCCGTGACACGAGAGGAGCTGCCCGAACGGATGTCCTACTGGTGCGAGTGGGCCTGGCTGCAGGACGGCCCCGGCCGTGACGTGCTGATCGAGACCGACGGTGCGCGAATCACCGGCGTCACCCCGGCGGTCGAACCACCGCCGGACACCCCACGACTGCGCGGCCTGACCCTGCCCGGTGCCGCGAACGTGCACTCGCACGCCTTCCACCGCGCGCTGCGCGGCAGGGGAGCGGAGCAACGCGGCACGTTCTGGACCTGGCGCGACCGGATGTACCGCGTGGCCGAGCGACTGGACCCGGACACCTACTACCGGCTGGCCCTGGGGGTGTACGCGGAGATGGTGCTGGCGGGGTTCACCGCCGTGGGGGAGTTCCACTACCTCCACCACGCCCCGGGCGGGCAGCGCTACGACGATCCCAACGCCATGAGCGCGGCGCTGGTGGCAGCGGCCCGCGAGGCCGGGATCAGGTTGACCCTGCTGGACACCTGCTATCTCAGCAGTGGTTTCGGTCCCCCGCCGGAAGGGGTGCAGACCCGGTTCTCCGACGACACCGCGGACGAGTGGGCCCAGCGGGTGCACGGATTCGACGGCAGCCACGACGGGGTGATCCTCGGTGCCGCGCTGCACTCGGTGCGGGCCGTTCCGAAAGCCGCCATGCCGGTGGTGCGCGAGTTCGCCCGCACCCGAGGGGTGCCGCTGCACGTTCATCTGTCCGAGCAGCGTGCGGAGAACGACGCCTGCCTCGCGGTGCACGGTCGCACCCCCACCCAGTTGTTGGAGGAGCAGGGGATGCTGCGAACCGCCACCACGGCGGTGCACGCCACGCACCCGACGGCGGGCGACATCGCCAGGCTGGGACGCAGCGGCGCCGGGGTGTGCCTGTGCCCCACCACCGAGTCGGACCTGGCCGACGGGACAGGTCCGGCCGACGAGCTCTCGGTGGCGGGCTGCCCGCTGTCGCTGGGCAGTGACGGGCACTCGGTGATCGATCCGTTCGCCGAGGCACGTGCCGTCGAGTCCGGCATGCGGCTGCGCAGCGAGGTGCGCGGCCACTTCTCCCCGGACGAGCTCACGATGATGGCCACCGGAACCGGACATCGTGCGCTGGGCTGGCCGGACGCGGGCAGCATCGAGCTCGGCGCCCGCGCGGATCTGGTCACCCTGGACCTGGACAGCCCGCGGCTGGCCGGGGTGCCCCCGCGTGCCGCTGTGACCGCGGCGACGTCGGGGGACGTGACCGATGTGGTCGTCGACGGCAGGCGGGTGGTCCGCGAGGGCGTCCACCAGCTCGTGCCGGACGTGGCGGGCACGTTGCGCGAAAGCACTCGGGAACTGGTCGAGGACTCGTGA
- a CDS encoding urocanate hydratase (product_source=KO:K01712; cath_funfam=3.40.1770.10; cog=COG2987; ko=KO:K01712; pfam=PF01175; superfamily=111326; tigrfam=TIGR01228) — MTTASRTVRAPRGTELTARSWSTEAPLRMLRNNLDPEVAERPDDLVVYGGTGKAARDWASYDAIVRELTELSEDETLLVQSGKPVGVLRTHEWAPRVLIANANLVGDWSNWPEFRRLDSLGLTMYGQMTAGSWIYIGTQGILQGTYETFGAVAAKRFGGTLAGTLTVTAGLGGMGGAQPLAVTMNEGVALVVECDADRAHRRVGHGYLDEVAEGLDDALERVESARKRREPRSVAVIGNAAEVLPELLRRGVEADIVTDQTSAHDPLSYLPVGVSTADWADYAGRDPEEFTARARESMARHVEAMVGFHDAGAEVFDYGNSLRGEARTAGYGRAFDYPGFVPAYIRPQFCEGKGPFRWAALSGDPADIAATDRAILELFGEDEHLARWIRMAGERVSFQGLPARICWLGYGQRELAGVRFNEMVASGELRAPVVLGRDHLDTGSVASPYRETEAMADGSDAVADWPLLNALVNTASGATWVSVHNGGGVGIGKSLHAGQVIVADGSELAERKLRRVLTNDPGTGVMRHVDAGYDRAREVADERGVRIPRP, encoded by the coding sequence GTGACAACAGCGAGCCGTACCGTGCGCGCCCCGCGCGGAACCGAACTGACCGCGCGGAGCTGGAGCACCGAAGCACCGCTGCGCATGCTGCGCAACAACCTGGACCCCGAGGTGGCCGAACGGCCGGACGACCTGGTCGTCTACGGCGGCACCGGCAAGGCCGCCAGGGACTGGGCCAGCTACGACGCGATCGTGCGTGAGCTGACCGAACTCTCCGAGGACGAGACCCTGCTGGTGCAGTCGGGCAAACCGGTCGGGGTGCTGCGCACCCACGAGTGGGCGCCGCGGGTGCTGATCGCCAACGCGAACCTGGTCGGGGACTGGTCGAACTGGCCGGAGTTCCGCAGGCTCGACTCGCTGGGGCTGACGATGTACGGCCAGATGACCGCCGGCTCCTGGATCTACATCGGTACGCAGGGGATCCTGCAGGGCACCTACGAGACGTTCGGGGCGGTGGCCGCGAAACGCTTCGGCGGGACACTGGCCGGAACCCTCACCGTCACCGCCGGACTGGGCGGGATGGGCGGTGCCCAGCCGCTCGCGGTGACCATGAACGAGGGGGTGGCGCTGGTGGTCGAGTGCGACGCGGACCGGGCGCACCGCCGTGTCGGGCACGGTTATCTGGACGAGGTGGCCGAGGGGCTCGACGACGCGCTCGAACGCGTCGAGTCGGCCAGGAAACGCCGCGAACCCCGCTCGGTGGCGGTGATCGGCAACGCGGCCGAGGTGCTGCCGGAACTGCTGCGGCGCGGTGTCGAGGCGGACATCGTCACCGACCAGACCTCCGCGCACGATCCGCTGTCCTACCTGCCCGTCGGGGTGTCCACCGCGGACTGGGCCGACTACGCCGGTCGCGATCCGGAGGAGTTCACCGCGCGCGCCAGGGAGTCCATGGCCCGGCACGTCGAGGCGATGGTCGGCTTCCACGACGCGGGGGCCGAGGTGTTCGACTACGGAAACTCGCTGCGCGGCGAGGCCCGCACCGCCGGTTACGGGCGAGCCTTCGACTACCCGGGCTTCGTGCCCGCCTATATCCGGCCGCAGTTCTGCGAGGGCAAGGGGCCGTTCCGGTGGGCCGCGCTGTCCGGCGATCCGGCCGACATCGCCGCCACCGACCGGGCGATCCTGGAGCTGTTCGGTGAGGACGAGCACCTGGCCCGCTGGATCCGGATGGCGGGCGAGCGGGTCTCGTTCCAGGGGCTTCCCGCCCGCATCTGCTGGTTGGGCTACGGACAGCGCGAACTGGCGGGGGTGCGGTTCAACGAGATGGTCGCCTCCGGCGAACTGCGTGCCCCGGTGGTGCTGGGAAGGGACCATCTGGACACCGGTTCGGTGGCCTCGCCCTACCGCGAGACCGAGGCGATGGCAGACGGTTCCGACGCCGTCGCGGACTGGCCGCTGCTCAACGCCCTCGTCAACACGGCATCCGGTGCGACCTGGGTGTCCGTGCACAACGGGGGTGGTGTCGGTATCGGCAAGTCGCTGCACGCGGGTCAGGTGATCGTGGCCGACGGCAGTGAGCTGGCGGAGCGCAAGCTGCGTCGGGTGCTGACCAACGATCCCGGCACGGGGGTGATGCGCCACGTCGACGCGGGTTACGACAGGGCGCGCGAGGTGGCCGACGAACGCGGTGTCCGAATTCCACGACCTTGA
- a CDS encoding glycine C-acetyltransferase (product_source=KO:K00639; cath_funfam=3.40.640.10; cog=COG0156; ko=KO:K00639; pfam=PF00155; superfamily=53383; tigrfam=TIGR01822) produces the protein MFGKAAEELRGRLDEIRSAGLYKRERVLETPQRARVGVGSEADSGEVLNLCANNYLGLADHPKLIEAAKNSLDEWGLGMASVRFICGTQAPHKELERRLSEFLGTGDTILYSSCFDANTGLFESLLDEQDVIISDELNHASIIDGVRLCKARRARYGNRDTADLERKLVEHADARYRLIVTDGVFSMDGYLAPLDEICELAERHDAMVMVDDSHAVGFLGPNGAGTPELFGVTDRVDIVTGTLGKALGGASGGYVAAWPEIVELLRQRSRPYLFSNSLAPPIVASALAALDLVASEPGMREQLRSNSELFRRRMTEAGFDLLPGEHPIIPVMIGDAAEASRMADLLLEEGVYVIGFSYPVVPHGKARIRTQMSAALTSEDVENAVTAFINAREKAGKLAE, from the coding sequence ATGTTCGGCAAAGCTGCCGAGGAACTGCGTGGCAGGCTGGACGAGATCCGGTCGGCCGGGCTGTACAAGCGGGAACGCGTCCTCGAAACGCCGCAGCGGGCACGCGTGGGAGTCGGCTCGGAAGCGGACAGCGGCGAGGTCCTCAACCTCTGCGCCAACAACTACCTCGGGCTGGCCGATCACCCGAAGCTGATCGAGGCCGCCAAGAACTCGCTGGACGAGTGGGGACTGGGGATGGCCTCGGTACGGTTCATCTGCGGTACCCAGGCCCCGCACAAGGAGCTGGAACGGCGCCTGTCGGAATTCCTGGGCACCGGCGACACCATCCTGTACAGCTCGTGCTTCGACGCCAACACCGGGCTGTTCGAGAGCCTGCTCGACGAGCAGGACGTGATCATCTCCGACGAGCTCAACCACGCGAGCATCATCGACGGTGTCCGGCTGTGCAAGGCACGGCGTGCGCGCTACGGCAACCGGGACACCGCCGATCTGGAACGCAAGCTGGTCGAGCACGCCGACGCCCGCTACCGGTTGATCGTCACCGACGGCGTGTTCTCCATGGACGGCTACCTGGCCCCGCTGGACGAGATCTGCGAGCTGGCCGAGCGCCACGACGCGATGGTCATGGTCGACGACTCGCACGCGGTCGGCTTCCTCGGGCCCAACGGCGCGGGGACCCCCGAACTGTTCGGTGTCACCGACCGGGTGGACATCGTCACCGGCACGCTCGGCAAGGCGCTGGGCGGCGCCAGCGGTGGTTACGTGGCGGCGTGGCCGGAGATCGTGGAACTGCTGCGGCAGCGGTCCCGACCCTACCTGTTCTCCAACTCGCTGGCCCCGCCGATCGTGGCCTCCGCGCTGGCCGCGCTGGATCTGGTGGCCTCGGAGCCGGGCATGCGGGAACAGCTGCGCTCCAACAGCGAGTTGTTCCGCCGCAGGATGACCGAAGCGGGCTTCGACCTGCTCCCCGGGGAACACCCGATCATCCCGGTGATGATCGGCGACGCGGCCGAGGCCAGTCGGATGGCGGATCTGCTGCTGGAGGAGGGCGTCTACGTGATCGGGTTCTCCTACCCGGTCGTGCCGCACGGCAAGGCACGCATCCGCACCCAGATGTCCGCGGCGCTGACCTCGGAGGACGTGGAGAACGCCGTCACGGCTTTCATCAACGCCCGGGAGAAGGCGGGTAAACTGGCCGAGTGA
- a CDS encoding N-carbamoyl-L-amino-acid hydrolase (product_source=KO:K06016; cath_funfam=3.40.630.10; cog=COG0624; ko=KO:K06016; pfam=PF01546; superfamily=53187; tigrfam=TIGR01879), producing the protein MSTPSELLADIERVGRDHGRGGYSRHVFETPEHELREWFVEQAARRGLEVVPDGNGNLWAWWSGPGVSGPGEGAVATGSHLDSVPGGGEFDGPLGVVSALSAVDRLRAEGFRPGRPLALVVFAEEEGGRFGLPCLGSRLAAGTVAPERVLGLRDDSGTTLAEAMRAAGKNPDHTGPDESNLARVSRFLELHVEQGRGLVHRQRPVGVASTMLAHGRWRFRFTGQGNHAGATPLGDRRDPMLPASLLVAEARRVAANHDDARATVGRIQPLPSGTNVIAASVDVWLDARAHTDADTRGMVDELHRRAGVLAAEEGCSVRLSEESYSDTVSFDGSLRDELTTMLDAPELPTGAGHDAGVLAARMPTGMLFVRNPTGVSHAPEEHAEPADCDAGAEALATVLRRWSR; encoded by the coding sequence GTGTCCACGCCGAGTGAGCTGCTCGCCGACATCGAGCGAGTGGGTAGGGACCACGGCCGTGGCGGGTACTCCCGGCACGTCTTCGAAACCCCGGAGCACGAGCTGCGCGAGTGGTTCGTCGAACAGGCCGCACGACGGGGGTTGGAGGTCGTGCCCGACGGCAACGGCAACCTCTGGGCCTGGTGGTCGGGACCCGGAGTGTCCGGCCCCGGCGAGGGGGCGGTCGCGACCGGCAGTCATCTCGACTCCGTGCCCGGCGGCGGCGAGTTCGACGGGCCGCTGGGCGTGGTCAGCGCCCTGTCCGCGGTGGACCGGTTGCGTGCCGAGGGATTCCGCCCCGGTCGTCCGCTGGCCCTGGTGGTCTTCGCCGAGGAGGAGGGCGGGCGTTTCGGGCTCCCCTGCCTGGGTTCCCGGTTGGCGGCCGGAACCGTGGCGCCGGAGCGAGTGCTCGGGCTGCGCGACGACTCGGGAACCACACTGGCCGAGGCGATGCGCGCTGCCGGGAAGAACCCGGACCACACCGGACCGGACGAGTCCAACCTGGCCCGGGTGTCCCGGTTCCTGGAACTGCACGTGGAACAGGGCAGGGGGCTGGTACACCGACAGCGACCCGTCGGGGTGGCGTCCACGATGCTCGCCCACGGCAGGTGGCGGTTCCGGTTCACCGGACAGGGCAATCACGCCGGAGCCACCCCACTGGGCGACCGCAGGGATCCGATGCTGCCCGCCTCGCTGCTGGTCGCCGAAGCCCGTCGCGTCGCCGCGAACCACGACGACGCCAGAGCCACGGTCGGACGTATCCAGCCGCTCCCGTCGGGAACCAACGTGATCGCCGCCTCGGTCGACGTCTGGCTGGACGCCCGCGCGCACACCGACGCCGACACCAGGGGAATGGTGGACGAGCTCCACCGCCGTGCGGGCGTGCTGGCAGCCGAGGAGGGGTGCTCGGTACGACTGTCCGAGGAGTCCTATTCGGACACGGTGTCCTTCGACGGCTCGCTGCGCGACGAGCTCACCACGATGTTGGACGCACCGGAACTGCCCACCGGCGCCGGGCACGACGCCGGGGTGCTCGCCGCGCGGATGCCCACCGGCATGTTGTTCGTGCGCAACCCCACCGGTGTCAGTCACGCTCCGGAGGAGCACGCCGAACCGGCCGACTGCGACGCCGGTGCCGAAGCGCTCGCGACGGTGCTGCGGCGGTGGAGCCGATGA
- a CDS encoding acyl-CoA reductase-like NAD-dependent aldehyde dehydrogenase (product_source=COG1012; cath_funfam=3.40.605.10; cog=COG1012; pfam=PF00171; superfamily=53720) has translation MAPVERQLIIGGGFREAADGRRTTDNDPLTGEVFATVAAASVSDVTEAVDAAAAAFDEWSRTGALRRREILLRAADLLGQYTEQAVELMAGEVGGTRPWAMFNVELAADILREAAASTTGPRGEVLTSSDPDEWSFALRQPAGVVAAFAPWNAPLILGTRSFATALAMGNTVVLKPSEQAPLAAGLWLAGILREAGLPDGVLNVVTNDGADGAEIGNALIADRRVRRVNFTGSTEVGRSIGIEAARHLKPAVLELGGKNSVLVLDDADLDYAVDAVTFGAFMNAGQICMSADRVLVPETMRAEFGERLGKKVAGLPFGDPRETDTVIGPVIDEPAARRIASLVDDALARGAVAHCGGQPPEGAMYRPTVLSEVTPEHRIYSEEIFGPVTTVLGYESVEEAIGVVNDTPYGLTGGVITTDTRKGWEIARRVETGIFHINDQSVGDQPQAPFGGIKDSGFGHFGGRSGVEAFTDTRWVTFRERQARYPF, from the coding sequence ATGGCGCCTGTGGAACGACAGCTGATCATCGGGGGTGGCTTCCGGGAAGCGGCCGACGGCCGAAGGACCACCGACAACGACCCCCTGACCGGCGAGGTGTTCGCCACCGTCGCGGCGGCCTCGGTCTCCGATGTCACCGAGGCGGTCGACGCGGCCGCGGCCGCGTTCGACGAGTGGTCGCGCACCGGGGCTCTGCGGCGCAGGGAGATCCTGCTGCGGGCCGCGGACCTGCTGGGGCAGTACACCGAACAGGCCGTCGAGCTGATGGCCGGTGAGGTCGGCGGCACTCGGCCGTGGGCGATGTTCAACGTCGAGCTGGCCGCCGACATCCTGCGCGAGGCCGCCGCGTCCACCACCGGACCGCGCGGCGAGGTGCTCACCTCCTCCGACCCCGACGAGTGGAGTTTCGCGCTGCGTCAACCCGCCGGAGTGGTCGCCGCCTTCGCGCCGTGGAACGCACCGCTGATCCTCGGCACCCGCTCGTTCGCCACCGCACTGGCCATGGGCAACACCGTGGTGCTCAAACCGAGCGAACAGGCCCCGCTGGCGGCCGGTCTGTGGCTGGCCGGGATCCTGCGGGAAGCCGGGCTGCCGGACGGCGTGCTCAACGTGGTCACCAACGACGGCGCGGACGGCGCCGAGATCGGCAACGCCCTGATCGCCGACCGCAGGGTCCGGCGGGTCAACTTCACCGGATCCACCGAGGTCGGGCGTTCCATCGGGATCGAGGCCGCCCGCCACCTCAAACCCGCCGTGCTGGAACTGGGTGGCAAGAACTCGGTCCTGGTGCTCGACGACGCCGACCTGGACTACGCGGTGGACGCGGTGACCTTCGGCGCGTTCATGAACGCGGGCCAGATCTGCATGTCGGCCGACCGGGTGCTGGTGCCCGAGACGATGCGGGCGGAGTTCGGCGAACGCCTGGGCAAGAAGGTAGCCGGACTTCCCTTCGGTGATCCCCGGGAGACGGACACCGTGATCGGCCCGGTGATCGACGAACCGGCCGCGCGACGGATCGCCTCGCTGGTCGACGACGCACTCGCCCGGGGAGCCGTGGCGCACTGCGGCGGGCAACCACCGGAGGGGGCGATGTACCGGCCGACCGTGCTGAGCGAGGTCACACCGGAGCACCGGATCTACTCGGAGGAGATCTTCGGCCCGGTAACCACGGTGCTCGGGTACGAATCCGTCGAGGAGGCGATCGGGGTGGTCAACGACACGCCGTACGGGCTGACCGGTGGCGTGATCACCACCGACACGCGGAAGGGCTGGGAGATCGCGCGGCGTGTCGAGACCGGCATCTTCCACATCAACGACCAGTCGGTCGGCGATCAGCCGCAGGCGCCGTTCGGCGGGATCAAGGACTCCGGTTTCGGCCACTTCGGCGGGCGCAGCGGCGTCGAGGCGTTCACCGACACCCGCTGGGTGACCTTCCGGGAGCGGCAGGCGCGGTACCCGTTCTGA
- a CDS encoding DNA-binding transcriptional LysR family regulator (product_source=COG0583; cath_funfam=1.10.10.10,3.40.190.10; cog=COG0583; pfam=PF00126,PF03466; smart=SM00347; superfamily=46785,53850) produces the protein MIDPRRLTVLRALADHGTVRAAAETLYLTPSAVSQQLTALEQEAGQALLIRRGRRVELTAAGELLAEHAKAVLAEVERAEASMAACAAGTVGRVEVASFASAITRVVAPSITALRATAPGVTVLVRDAEAHNSLLMLLAGETDIAISMEYGATVRSDEDRLTRYPLYAEPFDAVLPPRDPLCERESLPVTELGESDWIAPLAGNPCREVAQTCFADAGFAPPITHTSDDFHAVVALVAAGTGMALVPRSAIPAEHGAEVRPLRDRVPTRRVFAAVRRGREEHPLLRRVLDALLTCSEEL, from the coding sequence GTGATTGACCCGCGTCGACTGACCGTGCTGCGCGCACTGGCCGACCACGGCACGGTGCGCGCGGCGGCCGAGACGCTGTACCTCACCCCGTCCGCGGTCTCGCAGCAGCTCACCGCCCTGGAGCAGGAGGCGGGACAGGCACTGCTGATCCGCAGGGGCAGGCGGGTCGAGCTGACCGCGGCCGGGGAGCTGCTCGCCGAGCACGCGAAGGCCGTGCTGGCCGAGGTGGAACGTGCCGAGGCCAGCATGGCGGCCTGCGCAGCGGGCACCGTCGGGCGCGTCGAGGTGGCCTCGTTCGCCTCCGCCATCACGCGAGTGGTGGCGCCGTCCATCACCGCGCTGCGCGCCACCGCACCCGGGGTGACGGTGCTGGTGCGCGACGCCGAGGCGCACAACAGCCTGCTCATGCTGCTCGCGGGCGAGACCGACATCGCGATCTCGATGGAGTACGGCGCGACCGTCCGGTCCGACGAGGACCGGCTCACCAGGTATCCGCTCTACGCCGAACCGTTCGACGCGGTGCTGCCACCGCGCGATCCGCTCTGCGAGCGGGAGAGCCTGCCGGTGACCGAACTCGGCGAGTCCGACTGGATCGCGCCGCTGGCGGGAAACCCCTGCCGGGAGGTGGCGCAGACCTGTTTCGCCGACGCGGGATTCGCCCCACCCATCACCCACACCTCGGACGATTTTCACGCGGTGGTGGCCCTGGTGGCCGCCGGGACGGGCATGGCGCTGGTGCCGCGCAGCGCCATCCCGGCCGAGCACGGCGCCGAGGTGCGGCCGTTGCGCGACCGGGTTCCCACCAGGCGGGTCTTCGCGGCCGTACGGCGCGGCAGGGAGGAGCACCCGCTGCTGCGGCGGGTGCTGGATGCCCTGCTCACCTGCTCCGAAGAACTCTAG